From the Methanosarcinales archaeon genome, the window AGGCATGATCCTGGCAGTCTCTTCCCGTATAATATCTTCAGCGATCTGCTTCATCTCCTCATAACCAAAGAATTCAGCAGTCTGCCTGAGAGCTATGCTCAGATCTTCCATGCCAAAGAAGCTGATCTTGATAAATGGTATGTTGTACTGTTCTTGCATCCACTTGGCAAGGTAGGTCATGGACCCGCTGCACTGCACCAGGTTCAGGTGAGCACCCTGGATCTGTGATATGGCGTCTGCTGTGGAATCCCCGGTCATGGACACCATTACCTGGATGCCCATCCTCTCGAACAGGGGCTTGATGAGCCACACATCTCCTGCCACATTGAAATCACCCAGCAGGTTGATCCTGTATTCTGATGTGATCTCAGGTTCTTTTGTACCTATCAAAGTTTTAAGTGCACTACATGCTGCCTTATAACCGTCTTTTTTATTGCCTTTGAACCCTTCAGACTGCACAGGTATCACAGGGATGCTGTGTTTTGTGGTTGCAGCTTTGCACACAGCCTGCAGGTCATCCCCGATAATGCCCACGATACAGGTGGAATATACAAAGATCACAGGAGGATTGTACTTCTCAATAATCTCGTCAATGGCGTTGGTTAGCTTTTTCTCGCCACCGAATACCACATCAAGTTCTTTCATATCTGTGGTGAAACTTGTCCTATACGTTTCCATGCCGCTGGACAGGGCACCCCTGATGTCCCAGGTATAACTGGCACAGCCGATGGGACCATGTACCAGATGCACCGCATCAGTCACCGGGTTTAACACCACTCTTGCCCCTGAATACACACAGGCCCGCTGGCTCATAGCCCCTGCAATTGAGTTATTGTCACAGGCCAGGGGGACCGAAGTCCCCTTTTTGACCTGCTTTTGGGCAATATATGGTTGTCTTTCGTTTAACGTGTTCACTACATTCATGACTTGTGGCATGTCTTTCCACTCCTTGCTAATCTTTTACTGGATTACCTCTAGCACTGATGGGTCAGCATCCCTGTCCTTACGCTCAAGTAAGGTATTTCCTATCCACTCAATCAATCTGGCTGCCCCTGAATATCCCATAATAGGGAAATAGTGCAGGTTGGCCCGGTCCATGATGGGGAACCCTATCCTGATCAACGGAATATCCTCTGCTATGGCAATATGCTTTCCATATGTATTCCCGATCAGCATGTCAACAGGATCGTTCTTGATCTTCTGGTGCAGGGTGAACAGGTCAGCATTATCCAGCACCTGCGCACCAGGACTATCAGACCCGATCAATTCATAGGTCTCGTCTACAAATTGCTTGCTCTGGGTTCCTGACAATATAAATGCAGGTTCCATTCCCATTTCAAGGGTAATACTGGTCAGTCCCTGGATAATGTCCGGATCACCGAACATTGCTATCCTCTTTCCATGGAAGTGGGGGTGTGCATCGGTCATCATATCCACAACACGGCCCCGTTCATGTTCCAGTTCCCTGGGGATGGACACATCTGCCAGGTCTGCCGCGTTCATGATGAAGCGGTCAGTGTTCCTGATACCAATTGGTGTGGGACCGATAAATGCCGGCACCTTAAACTTCGTCTTAAGAGACTTCGCAGCAGCACCGCCTGCCATTCTACACATGGCAATAGTACCAAATGAATTTGCAGAATCCTCGATCTCGCCAATAGGTGTTCCTCCTTTAGGAAAATCTGATACCTCACCAGTTATGGGTGCATCGAACACGTCAGTTGTGTCAGGGAATACAATGTTGGATATGCCCATAATAGACAGTATCCGCTTGATCTCCCTGATATCTGCAGGTTCCACAAAACCCGGGATGATATTGAGCTTTCCATTGGGCTTGATCTTTTGGGCAAATTTTGTTACAAAAGCGTCCACCATCCTGTCATATCCTGTCAGGTGGGAGCCTACATAACTGGGCGTGGATGCTGCACATACCTTAATGGCCGGATCGATGAGTTCTTCCGCTTCAGCATCTTCTACTATGGCCTTTGCATCATCGCCAATAGTCTCAGCCACGCAAGTGGTGTGAACAGCTATGACATCCGGGTTATAGATAGTAGCAATATTGACCAGAGATTCTTTCAGGTTTGAAGCACCGCCAAACACAGCTGTACCTTCATAGAAGCTGCTGCTGGTAGCTAAGGTTGGTTCACGGTAATGCCTGGTCAGGCACATCCTCAGATATGACAAACACCCCTGTGACCCGTGGCTGTGAGGCATGCAGTTGTGCACACCCATGGCAGCGAATGTTGCACCTATAGGCATGCATATCTTTGCCGGGTTTATACAGGCAGCTTTTCGTTCTACTTCTTCCTTTGGAGTATAATCTAACATTTTTCAGACCTCCTATGCCGCCTTCCATGGCGGGGTTATAAATTTCCATGTAGGCGAATGTATTGCCATATCAATATC encodes:
- the nifK gene encoding nitrogenase molybdenum-iron protein subunit beta; translated protein: MLDYTPKEEVERKAACINPAKICMPIGATFAAMGVHNCMPHSHGSQGCLSYLRMCLTRHYREPTLATSSSFYEGTAVFGGASNLKESLVNIATIYNPDVIAVHTTCVAETIGDDAKAIVEDAEAEELIDPAIKVCAASTPSYVGSHLTGYDRMVDAFVTKFAQKIKPNGKLNIIPGFVEPADIREIKRILSIMGISNIVFPDTTDVFDAPITGEVSDFPKGGTPIGEIEDSANSFGTIAMCRMAGGAAAKSLKTKFKVPAFIGPTPIGIRNTDRFIMNAADLADVSIPRELEHERGRVVDMMTDAHPHFHGKRIAMFGDPDIIQGLTSITLEMGMEPAFILSGTQSKQFVDETYELIGSDSPGAQVLDNADLFTLHQKIKNDPVDMLIGNTYGKHIAIAEDIPLIRIGFPIMDRANLHYFPIMGYSGAARLIEWIGNTLLERKDRDADPSVLEVIQ
- the nifE gene encoding nitrogenase iron-molybdenum cofactor biosynthesis protein NifE; this encodes MPQVMNVVNTLNERQPYIAQKQVKKGTSVPLACDNNSIAGAMSQRACVYSGARVVLNPVTDAVHLVHGPIGCASYTWDIRGALSSGMETYRTSFTTDMKELDVVFGGEKKLTNAIDEIIEKYNPPVIFVYSTCIVGIIGDDLQAVCKAATTKHSIPVIPVQSEGFKGNKKDGYKAACSALKTLIGTKEPEITSEYRINLLGDFNVAGDVWLIKPLFERMGIQVMVSMTGDSTADAISQIQGAHLNLVQCSGSMTYLAKWMQEQYNIPFIKISFFGMEDLSIALRQTAEFFGYEEMKQIAEDIIREETARIMPEISRIRERLSGKKAAIYMGGAAKALTLIKGFRELGMEVVIIGTQTGKRADYEQISYSVKDGTVIVDDANPLELAELLVKKEADLMVAGVKERFIAYKLGVAFCDFNHDRTVEFEGYDGFVNFAREIDASINSPVWKAVRQKVKEDDSTPDTMVIEPVHCSCELEVPV